The sequence TCCAGCCGTTTGGCAGTAAAACCTGGTCGGTGCCTGATACCTTGCCCGGGGTTTGTGCAATGGTAATTTGTACAAGGCCGGCAATGGCCAGCGCTGCGGTAAAAAGTTTTCGTAACATCAGTTAATTAAATGTAACCAAAGCTAAGAAAATTGAAAGGAAATGACTGTGGGTTAACAGAAACTTAATAATGGGCTGAACCGCCACGTAATTACGAGGTACGAAACAATCTCTACGCATGTAGGACGGCTCTGCTTATCGTTAGACTCACCCCGACTGCGCTACGCTGGTCGGCCCTCTCTCCGCCTTTGGCAGAAAGAGGGCTGGCGCAATATTTGACAGTCGCATTCCCTCTTTTCGCGCAGCGAAGAGAGGGTGGTCGGGCGAAGCCACAACCGGGTGAGTCTTCGCCATTACTGCGCCAGTTTTATATTCGCCCGTATCACCGAATCCTTTTGCGCCGGCGTCAACTTGTAGTTAAACTTAAATAAAGCCCCTTCAAAATCGCCATAACCTGGATTAGGCAGCACGATGTATTTAGTGCCAAATTGTTTCCTCAGCTTTTGCGTGGTGGCTTCGCGGTTTTCTTCGGATGGATGGTTATCATACAGGGCATCAAAATCGGCCAGGTTATCGCCGCAAAGCAATACGATGTTGTATTTCTTTAATACTTCCTGCCGGCGGGTTTCCTTGCTGGACGTGGTAGTTTTCAGGATCAGGTGCGCATCGTCGGCAAAAGGGAGATGGTATAATTGCAGGTTTTTAAGCGTGCCTGCCCGCTCGTCCTCATCACGGTTGGTGATGTAGAATACCTTTACACCTTTAGCTGCGGCATATTTAAAAAAAGATGGTGCGCCGGGTACAGTATCGGCAATGCCTTGTGCGGTCCATTTTTTCCAGGCTTTGGCATCAAACTCCTGGTTGTTAATGGCAGCGCGGGCGTCTTCGGGACTATTATCTAAAAGGGTTTCGTCAATGTCGGTTACAACGGCCAGCGGCTTGGTGCCTTTGTGCTTTACAGCCTCGTCAATACGCAGGCGGGCGATGTTGTAAGCCTGGAAGCAAAGCGCCTTATACTCGGCGGCGCGCTGCTGGTAGAGCGATGCCCATAGTTTGCCGGCGTTGGCTGTGGATAAATTTGGCGCCTGCGCGAATGAATTAATAGCAAAGCACAGCAATAACGCCGCGATAGGGTACTTGATTTTCATAGGGAAGATTTTGGGTGGAAGATACCGTTAATAATGGTACATCACTGCGCTGTTTTCTTTTAAACTTTGCGCGGTAAGCTCTTCAATAAAGGCCGATAGGTTGTAGCCGGCCATGTTTGCAGCCTGTTCAATACTTAGTTTACCGGTGTCGTAAAGACGGGTGGCGACAGCTGTTAAAACATCTTTTTCAGATATTTTTACACCATCCGGTAAGTTAATATTCAAAGTTTGCATAATCAAATATAAACATTTTTGACAATTACAATACTTCTGGCTTAATTTTTTCCACAAATTCCTTAATAAATTTGTTAAGCTTGGGCTGTATCACCACCATGCAATATGGTTTCAATGTATTATCATTATAATAATTCTGGTGATAATCTTCGGCTTTGTAAAATTCAGACGCCGGGGTAACTTCAGTTACAATGGGCCTGTCAAACACCTTTTCATCGGTTAGCTTTTTGATCATCTGTTCGGCCTGTTGCTTCTGTTCTTCGCTATGATAAAATATGGCCGAGCGGTATTGCGTACCTACGTCATTACCCTGGCGGTTAAGCGTAGTGGGGTTGTGGCTTTTAAAAAATGCCAGCAGCAATTCATCGTACGAGATCGCATCCGCATCAAACTCAATGTCAATAACTTCGGCGTGGCCGGTATCGCCATTGCAAATTTCCATATAGGTTGGGTTAATGGTATGCCCGCCTGTATAACCCGATCGTACCTTTATTACGCCTTTAAGTATTTGAAATATCGCTTCGGTGCACCAGAAGCAGCCGTTACCAAATGTTGCTTTTTGAATATTCATATCTGCTAAATTAACCACAAAATGTATCTTTAGTTTAATTTCACTGTCATTGTAGCCTTTTCACCTTAATAATTGCTTTTGTATGATGTTTAAACTTGCCATGCGTATGGCCATCCTAATACTGCTGACGATCGGTAATATGGTTGTCCGCGCGCAAGGCAATAACCCCATGGTAGATAGCATACTGAAGCATGCTGCATATTATCATGTTAAAAACCCGGTATCGCTGATGTTCGTCCACCTGGATAAAACGGTGTATGTAAATAACGATATGATGTGGTTTACCGCTTACCTTTTGGGCGTTAAGGCGCACGAGGCTGCGGGGCACCAGGTATTATCGGCCGCGCTGGTGAATAATAACGACCAAAAGATAGCCGTTCAGGGCCGCTTTGTAATGAGCAGGGGACTGGCTTATGGGAATATGATGATCCCGGATAGTGTGCCGCCCGGGCATTACAGCTTTGTGGCCTATACCAACCGCATGCTGAACGGCAAGCCGCAGGTTTGCTTTGTGCAGGCCATCACCCTTAAAACTGTTACCGAACCTAATTTTAATGTAGAACTGGCTTTGGATACCATGTATCATGATCCGGCCAATATGCGCGTATTGTTAAAAGCCGATTCGCGCAGCACGCCGCTTGATGGGGCTTCTGTCAGCTATTTTTTAGGTAAGAATGCCAAAACGCGTGTAGCGGGCAAAGCCAAAACCAACGTGATAGGCAGCTATACCATTATGCTCCCCAGGGATCGTATCAATGCCACGCAGCATAATTTAGAGGTGCAGGTAAAATCGGGCGCTGATGTTAAAACCCTGCACCTGGATATCCCCGTAAAACGCCCGGCCGTAGCCATCGGCTTCTACCCAGAGGGTGGGCATTTGATAGAGAACATAGTGAGCCGCGTAGGCTGGGAAGTGAAAACACCGGGTGGTACAGCCATTAAAACCGATGCGGTATTATATATAAATGGCAACCCGGCAGATACCATCCATACTGATAGTTTTGGGATGGGTGTTTTTTCCATTAACCCGCAGGTCAATGCCACCTACGCGGTTAAACTGCTGGATAATGATTACGATACCGAACTGCATCCGCTGCCTGCGGCGCTTAAGGCGGGGGTGGTGGTCCGTGTAGCCGATGCGATCATAAATGATTCGTTACGGCTCCAGTTGCGGGCGCAGCAGGTAGGGCGGGTTACGCTGCTGGTGCATAATTACCGGCAGGTATATTCGGCTACACCGCTTACGGTATCGCAGGCGGCAAGAGGCGTAAAGGTCGATATGTCGGCA comes from Mucilaginibacter mali and encodes:
- a CDS encoding 5'-nucleotidase, lipoprotein e(P4) family; amino-acid sequence: MKIKYPIAALLLCFAINSFAQAPNLSTANAGKLWASLYQQRAAEYKALCFQAYNIARLRIDEAVKHKGTKPLAVVTDIDETLLDNSPEDARAAINNQEFDAKAWKKWTAQGIADTVPGAPSFFKYAAAKGVKVFYITNRDEDERAGTLKNLQLYHLPFADDAHLILKTTTSSKETRRQEVLKKYNIVLLCGDNLADFDALYDNHPSEENREATTQKLRKQFGTKYIVLPNPGYGDFEGALFKFNYKLTPAQKDSVIRANIKLAQ
- a CDS encoding UPF0175 family protein, giving the protein MNINLPDGVKISEKDVLTAVATRLYDTGKLSIEQAANMAGYNLSAFIEELTAQSLKENSAVMYHY
- the msrA gene encoding peptide-methionine (S)-S-oxide reductase MsrA — its product is MNIQKATFGNGCFWCTEAIFQILKGVIKVRSGYTGGHTINPTYMEICNGDTGHAEVIDIEFDADAISYDELLLAFFKSHNPTTLNRQGNDVGTQYRSAIFYHSEEQKQQAEQMIKKLTDEKVFDRPIVTEVTPASEFYKAEDYHQNYYNDNTLKPYCMVVIQPKLNKFIKEFVEKIKPEVL